A window of the Bradyrhizobium ottawaense genome harbors these coding sequences:
- the gnd gene encoding phosphogluconate dehydrogenase (NAD(+)-dependent, decarboxylating): MQLGMIGLGRMGGNIVRRLMKNGHTAVVYDKDAKAVAGLAAEGASGASSLEDFVAKLEKPRTAWVMLPAGKITEATIEALAKLLQPGDVIIDGGNTFWQDDVRRGRTLKEKGLSYLDVGTSGGVWGIERGYCMMIGGDKPVVDRLDPIFKTLAPGIGDIPLTPGREKRDPRIEQGYIHAGPVGAGHFVKMIHNGIEYGLMQAYAEGFDILKNANIEALPPEHRFDLDIADIAEVWRRGSVIPSWLLDLTSSALAENQTLDNYSGFVEDSGEGRWTVNAAIDEAVPAEVLTAALYARFRSRKDHTFAEKILSAMRAGFGGHREPPKKPGSKA, translated from the coding sequence ATGCAACTCGGCATGATCGGCCTCGGCCGGATGGGCGGCAACATCGTCCGCCGGCTGATGAAGAACGGCCACACCGCGGTGGTCTACGACAAGGACGCCAAGGCGGTCGCAGGCCTCGCCGCCGAGGGCGCCAGCGGGGCATCCTCGCTGGAAGATTTCGTCGCCAAGCTGGAAAAGCCGCGCACCGCCTGGGTGATGCTGCCGGCCGGCAAGATCACCGAAGCGACGATCGAAGCACTGGCAAAACTGTTGCAGCCCGGCGACGTCATCATCGACGGCGGCAACACGTTCTGGCAGGACGACGTCCGTCGCGGCAGGACGCTGAAGGAAAAGGGCCTCTCTTACCTCGACGTCGGCACCAGCGGCGGCGTCTGGGGCATCGAGCGCGGCTATTGCATGATGATCGGCGGCGACAAGCCCGTCGTCGACCGGCTCGACCCGATCTTCAAGACGCTGGCCCCGGGGATCGGCGACATTCCGCTCACCCCCGGCCGCGAGAAGCGCGACCCGCGCATCGAACAGGGATACATCCACGCCGGCCCGGTCGGCGCCGGGCATTTCGTCAAGATGATCCACAACGGCATCGAATACGGCCTGATGCAGGCCTATGCCGAAGGTTTTGATATTCTGAAGAATGCCAACATCGAGGCGCTGCCCCCCGAACACCGGTTCGACCTCGATATTGCCGACATCGCCGAAGTGTGGCGGCGCGGCAGCGTGATCCCGTCGTGGTTGCTCGACCTGACGTCGTCGGCGCTGGCGGAAAACCAGACGCTGGATAATTACTCCGGCTTTGTCGAGGATTCCGGCGAAGGACGATGGACCGTCAATGCCGCGATCGACGAAGCGGTGCCGGCGGAAGTGCTGACGGCCGCGCTCTATGCGCGTTTCCGCTCGCGCAAGGACCATACCTTTGCGGAGAAGATCCTCTCGGCGATGCGCGCGGGCTTCGGCGGCCACAGGGAGCCGCCGAAGAAGCCAGGCTCGAAGGCGTGA
- a CDS encoding bifunctional transaldolase/phosoglucose isomerase — translation MNPVKALENHGQAVWLDFLARGFVAKGDLKALIDSDGVKGVTSNPAIFEKAIGSSDEYDGPIGQALKKGDRSVADLFEAVAIEDIQHAADVLRPVYEHLKGDDGFVSLEVSPYLAMDTKGTIAEAERLWKDVKRKNLMVKVPATPEGLPAIKHLIGEGISINITLLFSQAVYREVAEAYIAGLEKYVAKGGDPSHVASVASFFVSRIDSSVDKQLDEKIAKANDPSEKERLSALKGKVAIANAKMAYQDYKRLFAGPRWEKLAAKGAKPQRLLWASTGTKNKDYSDVLYVAELIGPNTVNTVPPATLDAFRDHGKTRNSLEENIDDARRVLEDLDKSGISLDAITTELVKDGVKQFADAADKLYGAVAHKRAASLGGGIDGAHFALGDGIKKAVEKSTEDWRAHAKIRRLWHKDKSVWSNDDENKWLGWLNSPATADVADYEDFSRRVKGQNFSDAVVLGMGGSSLGPEVLAQTFPRKSGFPKLHVLDSTDPAQVRAMETSVDLAHTLFIVSSKSGGTTEPNVMKDYFFDRVAKTIGKDKAGHRFIAVTDPGSSLEKVATKQGFARIFHGDPSIGGRYSVLSPFGLVPAAAAGIDVKSLIKHTLAMVRSCGADVPPQENPGVQLGLALGLAGLEGRDKVTISSSKKIADFGAWAEQLIAESTGKDGKGLIPIDGEPLGTPETYGNDRFFIDIRVEGDDDASHDGRLAALEAAGHPVVRIVLKSIDHIGQEFFRFEMATAVAGAVLGINPFNQPDVEAAKIKTRELTSAFEKTGKLPAETPVISTAEADLYTDDANVDALRKAGANGSLGSWIKAHLSRSGSGDYVALLAYIARDPGSIGSLQKMRLAVRDERHVATCAEFGPRFLHSTGQAYKGGPDSGVFLQITADDAKDLKVPGQKASFGIIKAAQARGDFDVLTERGRRALRVHLKGEIGPALAALDAAISEALN, via the coding sequence ATGAATCCCGTCAAAGCACTCGAAAATCATGGTCAGGCCGTCTGGCTGGACTTCCTCGCGCGCGGCTTCGTCGCCAAGGGCGACCTCAAGGCGCTGATCGACAGCGATGGCGTCAAGGGCGTGACCTCGAACCCCGCCATCTTCGAAAAGGCGATCGGCAGTTCAGACGAGTATGACGGCCCGATCGGCCAGGCGTTGAAGAAAGGCGACCGTTCGGTCGCCGACCTGTTCGAAGCCGTCGCGATCGAGGACATCCAGCACGCCGCCGACGTGCTGCGCCCGGTCTACGAACACTTGAAGGGCGATGACGGTTTCGTCAGCCTCGAAGTCTCGCCCTATCTGGCGATGGACACCAAGGGAACCATCGCCGAGGCCGAGCGGCTCTGGAAGGACGTCAAGCGCAAGAACCTGATGGTCAAGGTGCCGGCGACGCCGGAAGGCCTGCCCGCGATCAAGCACCTGATCGGCGAAGGCATCAGCATCAACATCACGCTCTTGTTCTCGCAAGCGGTCTATCGCGAGGTGGCGGAGGCCTATATCGCCGGCCTCGAAAAATACGTCGCCAAGGGCGGCGATCCCTCCCATGTCGCCAGCGTCGCTTCCTTCTTCGTCAGCCGCATCGACTCGTCCGTCGACAAGCAGCTCGACGAGAAGATCGCCAAAGCCAACGACCCCAGCGAGAAGGAACGGCTCTCCGCGCTGAAAGGCAAGGTCGCGATCGCGAACGCGAAGATGGCCTATCAGGATTACAAGCGCCTGTTCGCGGGTCCTCGCTGGGAGAAGCTCGCGGCCAAAGGAGCAAAACCGCAGCGACTGCTGTGGGCTTCCACCGGCACCAAAAACAAGGATTACAGCGACGTCCTTTATGTCGCGGAATTGATCGGCCCCAACACCGTCAACACCGTGCCGCCGGCGACGCTGGATGCGTTCCGCGACCACGGCAAAACGCGCAATAGCCTCGAGGAAAATATCGACGATGCCCGCCGCGTGCTGGAAGACCTCGACAAATCCGGCATCTCACTCGACGCCATCACGACCGAGCTGGTCAAGGACGGCGTCAAGCAGTTCGCCGACGCCGCCGACAAGCTCTACGGCGCCGTCGCGCACAAGCGCGCGGCCTCGCTCGGCGGCGGCATCGATGGCGCCCACTTCGCGCTCGGCGACGGCATCAAGAAGGCGGTCGAGAAGAGCACCGAGGACTGGCGCGCGCACGCCAAGATCCGCCGGCTCTGGCACAAGGACAAATCGGTCTGGAGCAATGACGACGAGAACAAGTGGCTCGGCTGGCTGAACAGCCCGGCCACGGCCGACGTCGCCGACTACGAGGACTTTTCCCGGCGCGTGAAGGGACAGAATTTCAGCGACGCCGTGGTGCTCGGGATGGGCGGATCGAGTCTCGGTCCCGAAGTGCTGGCGCAGACATTCCCGAGGAAGTCCGGCTTTCCGAAACTGCACGTGCTCGACTCCACCGATCCCGCGCAGGTGCGGGCGATGGAAACCTCGGTCGATCTCGCTCACACCCTGTTTATCGTCTCCAGCAAGTCCGGCGGCACCACCGAGCCAAACGTGATGAAGGACTATTTCTTCGATCGCGTTGCCAAGACCATCGGCAAGGACAAGGCCGGGCATCGATTTATCGCGGTCACGGATCCCGGCTCGTCGCTGGAGAAGGTCGCGACCAAGCAGGGTTTTGCGCGCATCTTCCACGGCGATCCCAGCATCGGCGGTCGCTATTCGGTGTTGTCGCCGTTCGGACTGGTGCCGGCCGCGGCCGCCGGCATCGACGTCAAGAGCCTGATCAAGCACACCCTCGCGATGGTGCGTTCCTGCGGCGCCGACGTGCCACCGCAGGAAAATCCCGGCGTACAGCTCGGACTGGCGCTCGGCCTCGCCGGCCTCGAAGGCCGCGACAAGGTGACGATTTCCTCGTCGAAGAAGATCGCCGATTTCGGCGCCTGGGCCGAACAGTTGATCGCCGAATCCACCGGCAAGGACGGCAAGGGCCTGATCCCGATCGACGGCGAACCGCTGGGCACGCCCGAGACCTACGGCAACGACCGCTTCTTCATCGACATCCGCGTCGAAGGCGATGACGACGCTTCTCATGACGGCCGGCTCGCCGCGCTGGAGGCGGCCGGACATCCCGTGGTCCGCATCGTCTTGAAGTCGATCGACCATATCGGCCAGGAGTTCTTCCGCTTCGAAATGGCAACCGCGGTCGCCGGCGCCGTCCTCGGCATCAACCCGTTCAACCAGCCCGACGTCGAAGCCGCCAAGATCAAGACCCGCGAACTGACCTCTGCGTTCGAGAAGACCGGCAAGCTGCCCGCCGAGACGCCGGTGATAAGCACGGCCGAGGCCGATCTCTATACCGATGACGCCAACGTCGACGCGCTGCGCAAGGCCGGCGCCAATGGCAGCCTCGGCTCCTGGATCAAGGCGCATCTCTCGCGCTCGGGCAGCGGCGACTATGTCGCGTTACTGGCCTATATCGCGCGCGATCCCGGCTCGATCGGGAGCTTGCAGAAGATGCGGCTTGCCGTGCGCGACGAGCGCCATGTCGCGACCTGCGCCGAGTTCGGCCCGCGCTTCCTGCATTCCACCGGCCAGGCCTACAAGGGCGGTCCCGACAGCGGCGTGTTCCTGCAGATCACGGCCGACGACGCCAAGGATTTGAAGGTGCCGGGCCAGAAGGCGAGCTTTGGCATCATCAAGGCGGCCCAGGCCCGCGGCGATTTCGACGTGCTCACGGAGCGCGGCCGGCGTGCATTGCGCGTCCATCTCAAAGGCGAGATCGGGCCGGCGCTCGCCGCACTCGATGCCGCGATCTCGGAAGCCCTCAATTAG
- a CDS encoding 2-oxoacid:ferredoxin oxidoreductase subunit beta, which produces MTYIAKPKFQHPGLPKNDLGYTHRDYEGKVSTLCAGCGHDSITASIIEACYELSIEPHRVAKISGIGCSSKTPDYFLGNSHGFNSVHGRMPSVLTGANLANRDLIYLGVSGDGDSASIGFGQFAHSIRRGVNMTYIVENNGVYGLTKGQFSATADRGSKSKKGVMNTDNAIDLVAIALQLGATFVARSFSGDKTQLVPLIAAAIRHKGASFIDVVSPCIAFNNHAGSTKSFDYVREHNDAVNRLDVITGRDPITVDYAPGSVQVVEQHDGTRLALRKIDADYDPNDRLAAMTFLQKHAAKGQVVTGLLYVDPDSEDMHAHLDTVERPLNTLDAGDLCPGSSALDKINASLR; this is translated from the coding sequence ATGACCTATATTGCAAAACCGAAATTCCAGCATCCCGGCCTGCCGAAGAACGATCTCGGCTACACCCACCGGGATTACGAGGGCAAGGTCTCGACGCTGTGCGCCGGCTGCGGTCACGACTCGATCACCGCCTCGATCATCGAGGCCTGCTACGAACTGTCGATCGAGCCGCATCGGGTGGCAAAAATTTCCGGCATCGGCTGTTCGTCGAAGACGCCGGATTACTTCCTCGGCAATTCGCACGGCTTCAATTCGGTGCATGGCCGCATGCCGTCGGTGCTGACCGGCGCCAACCTCGCCAACCGCGACCTGATCTATCTCGGCGTCTCCGGCGACGGCGACTCGGCCTCGATCGGCTTCGGCCAGTTCGCGCATTCGATCCGCCGCGGCGTCAACATGACCTACATTGTCGAGAACAACGGCGTCTACGGCCTGACCAAGGGACAGTTTTCGGCGACGGCCGACCGCGGATCGAAGTCGAAGAAGGGCGTGATGAACACCGACAACGCCATCGACCTGGTGGCGATCGCGCTGCAACTCGGCGCGACCTTCGTGGCCCGCAGCTTCTCCGGCGACAAGACCCAATTGGTGCCGCTGATTGCGGCTGCGATCCGCCACAAGGGCGCGTCGTTCATCGACGTCGTCAGCCCCTGCATCGCCTTCAACAACCATGCCGGCTCGACCAAGAGTTTTGACTATGTCCGCGAACACAACGACGCGGTGAACCGCCTTGATGTCATCACCGGCCGCGACCCGATCACCGTCGACTATGCGCCGGGTTCGGTGCAGGTGGTCGAGCAACATGACGGCACCCGGCTGGCGCTGCGCAAGATCGACGCCGACTACGACCCCAACGACCGGCTGGCGGCGATGACCTTCCTGCAGAAGCATGCCGCCAAGGGCCAGGTGGTCACGGGATTGTTGTATGTCGATCCGGACTCGGAGGATATGCACGCCCATCTCGACACCGTCGAGCGGCCGCTCAACACGCTCGACGCCGGCGACCTCTGCCCCGGCTCCTCGGCACTGGATAAGATCAACGCCAGCCTGCGTTGA
- a CDS encoding 2-oxoacid:acceptor oxidoreductase subunit alpha — protein sequence MSVQSPISSVNDFVVRFANVNGSGSASANELFARAILRHGVPVSPRNIFPSNIQGLPTWYEVRVTEAGHLGARGGGIDMMVAMNPQTWDKDVASIEPGGYLFYDSTKPMPSSKFRADINVIGVPLTAITNSTYTDPRQRQLFKNIIYLGALCALLEMDPKLVEQLFSEQYKGKEKLLSSNVHALALGRDWALQNLKCPIGLRVKKADKVGDRIFMEGNSAAALGAVYGGATVCAWYPITPSSSVAEAFTSHCKKLRHDPETGKAKYAIVQGEDELASIGIVIGASWNGARAFTATSGPGISLMTEFIGLSYFAEIPAVIMNIQRAGPSTGMPTRTQQCDIIACAYASHGDTKHILLFPEDPAEAFEFAAQSFDLAERLQTMIFVMLDLDIGMNHRLCRPLKWDDARQYDRGKVMTAEMLDEPGRDFGRYLDVDGDGIPYRTYPGTHPTKGSFFTRGTSRDRYARYSEEGAVYADNMQRLVRKFETAQDMVPRPLQANAAKPTKYGVIYFGSTAPAMDEAIGLLEARGHQLDRMRIRAFPFHSSVASFIADHDFVYVVEQNRDGQLRSLIVNENGIDPVRLVPILHYDGTPITARFIANSIGDHQDHLKVTPLRKAVS from the coding sequence ATGTCAGTCCAAAGCCCGATCAGCAGCGTAAACGATTTCGTCGTCCGCTTCGCCAACGTCAACGGCTCGGGTTCGGCGAGCGCCAACGAATTGTTCGCGCGCGCGATCCTGCGCCACGGCGTGCCGGTCAGCCCGCGCAATATCTTCCCCTCCAACATCCAGGGCCTTCCGACCTGGTACGAGGTGCGGGTGACCGAAGCCGGCCATCTCGGCGCCCGCGGCGGCGGCATCGACATGATGGTGGCGATGAACCCGCAGACCTGGGACAAGGACGTCGCCTCGATCGAGCCCGGCGGCTATCTATTCTACGATTCGACCAAGCCGATGCCGTCGTCGAAATTCCGTGCGGACATTAATGTCATCGGTGTCCCGCTGACCGCGATCACCAACTCGACCTACACCGATCCGCGCCAGCGCCAGCTGTTCAAGAACATCATCTACCTCGGCGCGCTCTGCGCCCTGCTCGAGATGGATCCGAAGCTGGTCGAGCAACTGTTCAGCGAGCAGTACAAGGGCAAGGAAAAGCTCCTGTCCTCCAACGTCCATGCGCTGGCGCTCGGCCGCGACTGGGCGCTGCAGAACCTGAAATGCCCGATCGGGCTGCGGGTCAAGAAGGCCGACAAGGTCGGCGACCGCATCTTCATGGAAGGCAACAGCGCCGCAGCCCTTGGCGCCGTTTACGGTGGCGCCACCGTCTGCGCCTGGTATCCGATCACGCCGTCGTCGTCGGTGGCGGAGGCTTTTACGAGCCACTGCAAGAAGCTGCGGCACGACCCTGAAACAGGCAAGGCGAAATACGCCATCGTTCAGGGCGAAGACGAACTGGCCTCGATCGGCATCGTGATCGGCGCCTCCTGGAACGGCGCGCGCGCCTTCACCGCGACCTCCGGCCCTGGCATCTCGCTGATGACGGAGTTCATCGGCCTTTCCTACTTCGCGGAAATTCCGGCCGTGATCATGAACATTCAGCGCGCCGGTCCCTCGACCGGCATGCCGACGCGGACCCAGCAGTGCGACATCATCGCCTGCGCCTATGCCTCGCACGGCGACACCAAGCATATCCTGCTGTTCCCGGAAGATCCGGCCGAGGCGTTCGAATTCGCCGCGCAATCGTTCGACCTCGCCGAACGGCTGCAGACCATGATCTTCGTGATGCTCGACCTCGATATCGGCATGAACCACCGGCTGTGCCGCCCGCTGAAGTGGGACGACGCCAGGCAATACGACCGCGGCAAGGTGATGACGGCAGAGATGCTCGACGAGCCCGGCCGCGACTTCGGCCGCTACCTCGACGTCGACGGCGACGGCATTCCCTACCGCACCTATCCGGGCACGCATCCGACCAAGGGTTCGTTCTTCACCCGCGGCACCTCGCGCGACCGCTACGCCCGCTATTCGGAAGAAGGCGCCGTCTACGCCGACAACATGCAGCGGCTGGTGCGCAAGTTCGAAACCGCGCAGGACATGGTGCCGCGGCCGTTGCAGGCCAACGCCGCCAAGCCGACCAAATACGGCGTGATCTATTTCGGTTCGACCGCGCCGGCGATGGACGAGGCGATCGGTCTGTTGGAAGCGCGCGGGCACCAGCTCGATCGCATGCGCATCCGCGCCTTCCCGTTCCACTCCAGCGTCGCGAGCTTCATCGCCGACCACGACTTTGTTTATGTGGTCGAGCAGAACCGCGACGGCCAGCTTCGCTCGTTGATCGTCAACGAGAACGGCATCGATCCGGTGCGGCTGGTGCCGATCCTGCACTATGACGGCACGCCGATCACCGCGCGCTTCATCGCCAATTCCATCGGCGACCACCAAGACCACCTCAAAGTGACCCCTCTCCGCAAGGCCGTGTCATGA
- a CDS encoding FAD-dependent oxidoreductase, translating into MKPTDISAPDYFHKVVDCQWACPAHTPVPEYIRLIAEGRYSDAYMINWKSNVFPGILGRTCDRPCEPACRRGRVEETPVAICRLKRVAADFKDDVKHRMPKPLTKNGKRIALVGGGPASLTVARDLAPLGYHCTVFDADPKAGGMMRSQIPKFRLPDQVIDEETDYVLDLGVEFKGGHRIDSLKKLLGEDYDAIFVGSGAPRGRELDIPGRKEAAANIYVGIEWLASVSFGHIEKIGKRVIVLGGGNTAMDCCRTARRLGGEQVKVVVRSGFEEMKASPWEKEDALHEDIPILNYMVPVAFTHENGKLTGVTFQKVKAEFDAKGRRNLVPSGEPDETVPCDDVLVAVGQENAFPWIERDCGIEFDKWNMPQVDQTTFASTNPKVFFGGDAAFGPKNIIWAVAHGHDAALSIHKMLSGEDIKERPLPEVHISSQKMGIHEWSYDNDVSVDHRYKVPHRDKVIALKDIRTEVELGYDVKLALGEAQRCLNCDIQTVFSAPACIECDACVDICPMDCISFTDNGEEDDLRQRLKAPSPHHDQALYVADGLKTGRVMVKDEDVCLHCGLCAERCPTGAWDMKKYLIDMTHAGTSCQSKARSAA; encoded by the coding sequence ATGAAACCGACTGATATCTCGGCGCCGGACTACTTTCACAAAGTGGTCGATTGCCAATGGGCCTGCCCCGCACACACGCCAGTTCCCGAATACATCCGACTGATTGCAGAGGGGCGTTATAGCGACGCCTATATGATCAATTGGAAATCGAATGTGTTTCCCGGAATTCTGGGGCGCACCTGCGATCGTCCGTGCGAGCCCGCGTGCCGCCGCGGCCGCGTCGAGGAAACGCCGGTTGCGATCTGCCGCCTCAAGCGCGTTGCCGCCGACTTCAAGGACGACGTCAAGCACCGCATGCCGAAGCCGCTGACCAAGAACGGCAAGCGCATTGCGCTGGTCGGCGGCGGTCCCGCTTCGCTCACGGTGGCGCGCGACCTCGCGCCGCTCGGCTATCACTGCACCGTGTTCGATGCCGATCCCAAGGCCGGCGGCATGATGCGCAGCCAGATTCCGAAATTCCGGCTGCCGGACCAGGTGATCGACGAGGAAACCGACTACGTCCTCGACCTCGGGGTCGAGTTCAAGGGCGGCCATCGCATCGACAGCCTGAAGAAACTGCTCGGTGAAGACTACGACGCCATCTTCGTCGGCTCCGGCGCCCCGCGCGGCCGCGAGCTCGACATCCCCGGCCGCAAGGAAGCCGCCGCCAACATCTATGTCGGCATCGAATGGCTGGCTTCCGTGTCGTTCGGCCATATCGAGAAGATCGGCAAGCGCGTCATCGTGCTCGGCGGCGGCAACACCGCGATGGATTGCTGCCGCACCGCGCGCCGCCTCGGCGGCGAACAGGTCAAGGTGGTCGTCCGTTCCGGCTTCGAGGAAATGAAGGCCTCGCCCTGGGAGAAGGAAGACGCCCTCCACGAGGACATTCCGATCCTCAATTACATGGTGCCGGTCGCCTTTACCCACGAGAACGGCAAGCTCACCGGCGTCACCTTCCAGAAGGTGAAGGCTGAATTCGACGCCAAGGGCCGCCGTAACCTGGTGCCCTCGGGCGAGCCGGATGAGACCGTCCCCTGCGACGACGTGCTGGTCGCGGTCGGCCAGGAGAACGCCTTCCCCTGGATCGAGCGCGACTGCGGCATCGAGTTCGACAAGTGGAACATGCCGCAGGTCGATCAGACCACCTTCGCCTCGACCAATCCAAAAGTGTTCTTCGGCGGCGACGCGGCGTTCGGCCCGAAGAACATCATCTGGGCGGTGGCGCACGGTCATGACGCCGCGCTGTCGATCCACAAGATGCTCTCCGGCGAGGACATCAAGGAGCGTCCGCTTCCCGAAGTGCATATCTCGTCGCAGAAGATGGGCATCCATGAGTGGAGCTACGACAACGACGTCTCGGTCGACCATCGCTACAAGGTGCCGCATCGCGACAAGGTGATCGCGCTGAAGGACATCCGCACCGAGGTCGAACTCGGCTATGACGTCAAGCTGGCGCTCGGCGAGGCGCAACGCTGCCTGAACTGCGACATCCAGACGGTGTTCTCGGCGCCGGCCTGCATCGAATGCGACGCCTGCGTCGATATCTGCCCGATGGATTGCATCTCCTTCACCGACAACGGCGAGGAAGACGATCTGCGGCAGCGGCTGAAGGCGCCCTCGCCGCATCACGACCAGGCGCTCTATGTCGCCGACGGGCTCAAGACCGGGCGCGTCATGGTGAAGGACGAAGACGTCTGCCTGCATTGCGGGCTGTGCGCCGAGCGTTGTCCCACCGGTGCCTGGGACATGAAGAAATACCTCATCGATATGACTCACGCGGGAACATCATGTCAGTCCAAAGCCCGATCAGCAGCGTAA
- a CDS encoding DUF4286 family protein, whose protein sequence is MPIAGKGMLLTSMNVDASDEAEFNRWYDREHLEERVAIPGFLEARRYVAHDGNPKYLSLYSTETFDVLDSPAYRTALANQTAWSKANIARFKDMIRGVARITISRGTGRGAALGIIRLRPASGGEDNLRSALREQLDPAKLDGIISMHLLENDPALSKPLTDNPSASAPGAGDWFVLIDATDVNAIPAAAARFAAFKSQTVSSGIYKLTFDLAKSDLGR, encoded by the coding sequence ATGCCGATCGCCGGAAAAGGCATGCTGCTGACGTCGATGAACGTCGACGCTTCGGACGAGGCCGAGTTCAATCGCTGGTACGACCGCGAACACCTCGAAGAGCGCGTTGCGATCCCCGGCTTCCTCGAGGCGCGGCGCTATGTCGCGCATGACGGCAACCCGAAATATCTCAGCCTCTACTCCACCGAAACCTTCGACGTGCTGGACAGCCCGGCCTACCGCACCGCACTGGCCAATCAGACCGCATGGTCGAAGGCCAACATCGCCCGCTTCAAGGACATGATCCGCGGCGTGGCGCGGATCACGATCAGCCGCGGCACAGGCCGAGGCGCCGCATTGGGTATCATCCGCCTGCGCCCTGCTTCCGGCGGCGAAGACAACTTGCGCAGCGCGCTGCGGGAGCAGCTCGATCCCGCAAAGCTCGACGGGATTATCTCGATGCACTTGCTCGAGAACGATCCGGCGCTGTCAAAACCCCTGACCGACAATCCGTCTGCATCCGCCCCCGGCGCCGGCGACTGGTTCGTGCTGATCGATGCCACCGACGTGAACGCAATCCCGGCTGCGGCGGCGCGCTTTGCCGCGTTCAAATCGCAGACGGTATCCAGCGGAATCTACAAGCTGACGTTTGATCTCGCGAAGAGCGATTTGGGACGCTAA
- the pip gene encoding prolyl aminopeptidase, with the protein MAPDADAGKSARRADPFAPLTSEHLSVSDGHEIYVESVGRLGGVPAIYLHGGPGSGCQPDHRRLFDPERFHAVLFDQRGAGRSRPKASRDANTLQHLIADMEMIREKFALERWMVVGGSWGATLALAYAQAHPARVTGIVLRATFLGTMQEIENGFLNVLPRFYPGLYDDFLRVLPQEERARPIEAYFRRILDPDPAVYGPAARAWGQTEGILSEHAPKRSRLDLPALVSSRALPATPFMEAHYFANDSFMQPDQLINEASKLEGIPGIIVQGRYDLLCPPATSHALGAVWREAEIRVVEGAGHTLYDPGVRDAVMKSIADMASRIAK; encoded by the coding sequence ATGGCGCCTGACGCCGACGCCGGAAAGTCCGCTCGCCGCGCCGATCCGTTTGCACCGCTCACCTCGGAACATCTGTCCGTCAGCGATGGCCACGAGATCTATGTCGAGAGCGTCGGCCGCCTCGGTGGCGTCCCCGCAATCTACCTGCATGGCGGACCCGGCAGCGGCTGCCAGCCCGATCACCGTCGGCTGTTCGATCCCGAACGCTTCCATGCCGTGCTATTTGACCAGCGCGGCGCCGGCCGCAGCCGCCCCAAAGCCAGCCGCGACGCCAACACGCTTCAGCATTTGATCGCGGATATGGAAATGATCCGCGAAAAATTCGCGCTTGAACGCTGGATGGTGGTTGGCGGCTCCTGGGGCGCGACCTTGGCGCTGGCCTATGCGCAAGCCCATCCCGCGCGCGTCACCGGCATCGTACTGCGCGCGACCTTTCTCGGCACCATGCAAGAAATCGAGAACGGCTTTCTCAACGTGTTGCCGCGCTTCTATCCCGGCCTTTATGACGACTTCCTGCGCGTGTTGCCGCAGGAAGAGCGTGCACGTCCGATCGAAGCCTATTTCCGCCGCATCCTTGATCCCGATCCTGCCGTGTACGGCCCTGCGGCGCGGGCCTGGGGACAGACCGAGGGAATTCTTTCCGAACATGCACCCAAGCGCAGCCGGCTCGATCTGCCGGCGCTCGTTTCCTCGCGTGCCTTGCCCGCGACACCGTTCATGGAAGCGCATTATTTCGCCAATGACAGCTTCATGCAGCCGGACCAGTTGATCAATGAGGCCAGCAAGCTCGAGGGCATTCCCGGCATCATCGTGCAAGGCCGCTACGATCTGCTGTGTCCGCCCGCGACCTCGCATGCACTGGGCGCGGTATGGCGCGAGGCCGAAATTCGCGTGGTCGAGGGCGCCGGCCACACGCTGTACGATCCCGGCGTCCGCGATGCCGTGATGAAGTCGATCGCGGACATGGCGTCCAGGATTGCGAAATGA